CTCGCCGGTCGCCGCGCTGCCCGAGAACGCCGCGCACCTCACGGCGATCATGCTGCGTCCGTGCGAGAGCGCCGACGACCTCGACGACATGCTCACCGACGAGCGTCTGAATGTGGTCCTAGCCGGACCGGGCCTCGGCACCGGCGAGCCCACTCGGGAGCGCGTCGCGGTGGCGGCGGCGGCCGGGCGGGGGCTCGTCCTCGACGCCGACGCGCTCACGAGCTTCGCCGGGCAGGCGCCGCTGCTGGCCGCGCATCTCGCCGACGGCGGCGCGCAGGCGGTGCTGACGCCGCATGCGGGCGAGTTCGCGCGGCTGTTCGACGGCACGGAGGCGACGGCGGAGGGCGCCGACAAGGTCGCCCGGACCCGGGCGGCTGCGCGCCTGACCGGCGCGGTCGTCGTCCTGAAGGGTTCCGATACCGTCATCGCAGCCCCGGACGGACGCGCCGCCATCAACGATCACGGCAGCCCCTATCTCGGCACCGCCGGCTCGGGCGATGTGCTGGGCGGCCTGATCGCCGGGTTGCTCGCGCAGGGCATGGAGCCCTTCGAAGCGGCGTCCGCCGGCGTCTGGCTCCACGGCGACGCCGGCCTGCGCCACGGCCCCGGCCTGATCGCCGAGGACATCCCCGAGCTGATGCCCGCGGTGCTGCGGGGCTTCGCGTAAGCCGCGATCAGGTGACCTCGAACGCCGTCCAGAGTCCAGTATCGAACCGCTCCAGCACCGTGGCGCTGATCAGCCAGCGGCCGGGATTGTCGGCCAGGAAGCCGATCCGGGCAGTCCGGCCCTCCAGCAGCTGGAACGTGTCGAGCCAGTAGGGTTCCCAGCCGTCGTCCAGGGGGTGGAGCAGGCGGAAGCAGTGGCCGTGCAGGTGCAGGGCCTGCGGGAAGGCCGTCTCGTTCCGCAGCGCCAGGACCACGACCTGGCCGCGCTTGACCGAGAAGATCGGCTGCAGGCCGGCAACGCCGCTGGTGCCGTTCACCGACCAGACCTTCTGCGGGTCGCCCGTGTAGACGGGCTCGGGCGCCGCCCCGTCCTTGACCTTCTCCTTGGCGTCTTTCGGCACGAAGGCGCCGCCGGTGATGACCACGTCGCGGCGCAGGGCGTTCTGGAGCTTGATCTCGGCCGGGAGGCGCTTGTTCTCGCCGATCGGCCCGATCGGCGGCCGCTTCTCGGTGATCCTGGGGCCCTTCGTGGTGACGCTGGCCAGGACGAGTCCCTTGCCGATCAGCGCGTGGATCTCGCAGGTGGCGCCCTCCTGCTCGGGTAGGTCGACCAGCAGGTCGTAGCGGGTGCCGGGCGGGAAGGGCAGGGTGGCCCGCAGGGGCTCGAACGTGTCGGTCGGCTGCCCGTCGACGGCCGCCACGTAGACCTTCACGCCCTCGAACTTGATCCGCGTCGCCCGGGCGTTGCAGGCATTGCCCAGCCGCAGGCGGACCCGGGAGCCCGGGCGGGCCTCGAAGGCGCCCGGCACCGGCTTGCCGTTGACGGTCACGAGATTGCCGAGGCGC
The sequence above is drawn from the Methylobacterium mesophilicum SR1.6/6 genome and encodes:
- a CDS encoding multicopper oxidase family protein — its product is MPPSRTVPPTDSRAGTPSRRTLLAAAAAFGLGPEVARAQAPGAPSPAQPEPAAAPATLPAAPGTTRFRPEPAPETTVWCFDGKALPPVVRVKLGQPVRLKVENKTDKPLSLHWHGVRNVNAMDGVGGVTQAPIPPGGDFLYAFTPPDAGSYLIRPLVVGGASEPSGRGLAGMLVVEETNPPAVDADVSVVLQDWRIQDDGTLMPFGQTALAAANGRLGNLVTVNGKPVPGAFEARPGSRVRLRLGNACNARATRIKFEGVKVYVAAVDGQPTDTFEPLRATLPFPPGTRYDLLVDLPEQEGATCEIHALIGKGLVLASVTTKGPRITEKRPPIGPIGENKRLPAEIKLQNALRRDVVITGGAFVPKDAKEKVKDGAAPEPVYTGDPQKVWSVNGTSGVAGLQPIFSVKRGQVVVLALRNETAFPQALHLHGHCFRLLHPLDDGWEPYWLDTFQLLEGRTARIGFLADNPGRWLISATVLERFDTGLWTAFEVT